The nucleotide window AACGGCCGCCCGGTGCAATCGCGCCGCCGCGTGACCTTCCGCGAGGACAGGGACACGGTGGTGTACAGCGTGCGCGCGGGGACGAAGCCGTTCAGCGGCGGGATCACACTGGTGCCGGACGCGTCCTATACCAGCGGCGGGACGACGAGCGTGGTGTTTGAGGTGGGGAGGTGAGGTGTACGGGTGGTGTCCGATCCCGAAGAGGGCAATGTGGTCGAAAGCTCTGCTTTCGATTTGGGGGGCGGGTGGGATGGTGGAGCGATGGTCGGAGGACGGGTGATGTCCGATACCGAAGAGGAAAGCTGGAGCTTCCCCTACATTGGCGGAGCTGCAATGTGGTCGAAAGCTCTGCTTTCGATTGGGGGGCGGATGGGATGGTGGGGAGAGTTGGAAGGCGGGTGGTGTCCGATACCGGAAGAGGGAAAGCTGGAGCTTCCCCCTACATTCAGAGCGGGCGGAAGCGGTAGCCGACGCCGCGGACGGTTTCGATGAGAGGGCGGGCGGGGTCGGTCTCGATGCGCTTGCGGAGCTTGGCGATGTGCTGGTCGAGCGTGCGGGACTCGGGGAAGTAGTCGAGGCCCCAGCATTTGTTGAGGAGGGTGTCGCGGTCGACGACCTGCCCGGCGTGCTCGTGGAGCACGGCGAGGATGGAGGCCTCGCGCGGGGAGAGATCCATGGAGACGCCGCCACGCTCGCCGCGGAGCTCGGCGGGCCAGACGGTGAGGTCGTCCATGGTGAAGCTGGCGGAGCGGCCGGCGACGGCCTGCCCGCGCCGGAGGACGGCGCGGATGCGGGCGATGAGCTCGTGCTTGCCGAAGGGCTTGCGCACGAAGTCATCCGCACCGAGCTGGAGGCCGACGACGACATCGATCTCCTCGCTCTTCGCGGAGAGGAAGAGGATGGGCACCTTCGGGTCGATGGCGCGGACGCGGCGGCAGACTTCATAGCCGTCCAGCTTTGGCATCATGATGTCCAGGCAGAGGAGGTCGGGGCGGTGGCGTTCCCAGAGGGCGTAGGCTTCCTCGCCATCGGCGGCGATGAGGATGTCGAAGCCCTCGGTGACGACGCAGAGGCGGAGGGTGTCGAGCATGACGGGATCGTCATCGGCGAGGAGGATTTTCATGCGGGCGGTGCGATGGAGGACGCGGAGGCTGGAGACGGAGCGGGCGGCGCGGGGACGCGGAGTTCGAAACAGGAGCCGCGGCCGGTGGCGGTGGGCAGGAGGGCGAGGGTGCCGCCGAGACGGGTGGCGAGGTCACGGGCGATGGCGAGGCCGAGGCCGGTGCCGGTGGCGCCTTCATGGATGTGGGAGTGGATGCGCTCGAAGGGATGGAAGATGCGCTCCGCAGCCTCGCGCGGGATGCCGGGCCCTTCATCGGTGACGCGGATGGAAAGCTCTCCTCCGGCGTGGGTGGTGGCGATGGAGACGGTGCCGTGCGGCGCGTATTTCTCCACATTGGAGAGGAGATTGCCGAGGATCTGGGCGAGGGCGTCCGGATCGCAGAGGCAGGGCGCGGCGGTGTTTTCATCCGTGCGCGCGATGGTGAGTCCGCCGCGCTGGAAGCCGGGGAGGAATTGCTCGATGACGGCGGTGACGATGTCCGCGGGGACGCAGGCGGTGGTGGTGATGCGGGCCTCGGTCCTGCCATCCTCGGCGCGGGAGAAGGTGAGGACGTTCTCGATGAGGCGGCCGAGACGGCGGGCCTCGAGGCGGACGAGATCGAGGCGGCGGGTGGATTCCTGCGGGTCGTCCTCGGCGAGTTCCGTGGCGAGGTCGATGTTGAGGAGGATGTTGGTGAGCGGGGTGCGCAGTTCGTGCGAGACGCGGTTGACGAAGGAGACGCGCGCGGCGGCGATGGCGTGGGCGCGGCGCTGGGCGAGGAAGACGATGAAGCCGAGCACGCCGATGACGATGGCGAGGGTGGCGGTGACGGCGAGGGCGGCGGGATGATAGCGGACGAGGGTCCTGCGGAGATCCCAGGAGGCGAGATCGTAGGAGCCGAAGCGGCTGCGCAGGGGCATGAGCAGATCGGGCGGGTCCGCGGCGGCCGCCTCCCCCGCCCCGGCGAGCACGCGGCCCTCCGCGCGGAGCTGGTCCGGGCCGCCGGTGACGCGCACGGGCGCGAAGGATTTCTCCGCCCACGCGCGCAGCCAGCCGGTGATGGAGTCCGCGACGAGGGAACGCGAGACGGCGATGACGGCGACCTCGCTGGACGAGCGCCGGACGTGGAAGAGGAGCGGCTTTCCCGGTTCATCGACCCAGCCGCTGTCCCGGTTGAAGAGGCGGGATTCATCCAGGAGGACGAGGGAGCCGGAGGTGAGGCCGGGGGCGGTGGCAAAGGCGGGCAGCGGCACCGGCCCGTCCGGAGAGGCA belongs to Luteolibacter ambystomatis and includes:
- a CDS encoding sensor histidine kinase yields the protein MRAPSPAKTLLLLWGIAAVVLAGGLLLARQERQVRTERDRTPLRAFATTAQGQLQRLEDLYQDHLVRLGREVVPDPQRAGRMADEITGILQISLLHPTTSGVQDTHIPVNASPDGPVPLPAFATAPGLTSGSLVLLDESRLFNRDSGWVDEPGKPLLFHVRRSSSEVAVIAVSRSLVADSITGWLRAWAEKSFAPVRVTGGPDQLRAEGRVLAGAGEAAAADPPDLLMPLRSRFGSYDLASWDLRRTLVRYHPAALAVTATLAIVIGVLGFIVFLAQRRAHAIAAARVSFVNRVSHELRTPLTNILLNIDLATELAEDDPQESTRRLDLVRLEARRLGRLIENVLTFSRAEDGRTEARITTTACVPADIVTAVIEQFLPGFQRGGLTIARTDENTAAPCLCDPDALAQILGNLLSNVEKYAPHGTVSIATTHAGGELSIRVTDEGPGIPREAAERIFHPFERIHSHIHEGATGTGLGLAIARDLATRLGGTLALLPTATGRGSCFELRVPAPPAPSPASASSIAPPA
- a CDS encoding response regulator transcription factor, yielding MKILLADDDPVMLDTLRLCVVTEGFDILIAADGEEAYALWERHRPDLLCLDIMMPKLDGYEVCRRVRAIDPKVPILFLSAKSEEIDVVVGLQLGADDFVRKPFGKHELIARIRAVLRRGQAVAGRSASFTMDDLTVWPAELRGERGGVSMDLSPREASILAVLHEHAGQVVDRDTLLNKCWGLDYFPESRTLDQHIAKLRKRIETDPARPLIETVRGVGYRFRPL